The DNA region TACTCGGCGCATTGGCCGACTCCGCCACCTGGTGGGTGGCGGGAAATTTCGCGTTGTCGGGCACCAAGACCAAGGCGCAATTCGCTCAGCTCATCGGTGAGCTCGGCGCGAGGATCGACGGCGCGCTCAGGGTCACTCCGGTCGGAGTGACGGCCGAAGGCGACCGGGTCGCGGTCGAGGCGGAGTCGTACGCGCGGATGAAGAACGGCAAGACCTATCAGAACAAGTACCATTTCCTGTTCGTGGTGCGCGACGGCAAGATCCAGCAGGTCAAGGAATACCTCGATACCATGCACGCGAACGAAGTG from Candidatus Binataceae bacterium includes:
- a CDS encoding nuclear transport factor 2 family protein — translated: MSAEDNKKVVLGFFENMNVGNGAAVLGALADSATWWVAGNFALSGTKTKAQFAQLIGELGARIDGALRVTPVGVTAEGDRVAVEAESYARMKNGKTYQNKYHFLFVVRDGKIQQVKEYLDTMHANEVLCS